One genomic window of Luteitalea pratensis includes the following:
- a CDS encoding VOC family protein → MKVQSFSHVGITVSDFHRFVQFYADVFGCPLVGVSDAPPERVRSFFGVGHDHDVPRCKIGWIRVPGGATLEIFGFEPKLPPERIPWNRVGQTHFSFEVRNVHKWHDHLKVKGVEIVSTPEQSPRGHWFFFVRDFDGNLIEMIDLRHMYYVLAWLGPLGGWLFRRGMYKEYYR, encoded by the coding sequence ATGAAGGTCCAGTCGTTCAGCCACGTCGGCATCACCGTGTCCGACTTCCACCGTTTCGTGCAGTTCTACGCGGACGTGTTCGGGTGCCCCCTGGTAGGGGTGTCGGATGCGCCACCCGAGCGTGTTCGCAGCTTCTTCGGCGTCGGGCACGACCATGACGTGCCCAGATGCAAGATCGGCTGGATCCGGGTGCCCGGCGGCGCCACGCTGGAGATCTTCGGGTTCGAACCGAAGCTGCCGCCGGAGCGCATTCCCTGGAACCGCGTCGGGCAGACTCATTTCAGCTTCGAGGTGCGCAATGTCCACAAGTGGCACGACCATCTCAAGGTCAAGGGCGTCGAGATCGTGAGCACGCCCGAGCAATCACCGCGCGGCCACTGGTTCTTCTTCGTGCGCGACTTCGACGGCAACCTGATCGAGATGATCGACTTACGGCACATGTACTACGTGCTTGCCTGGCTCGGGCCGCTCGGCGGGTGGCTGTTCCGGCGCGGGATGTACAAGGAGTACTACCGATAG
- a CDS encoding GMC oxidoreductase, producing MQTYDFDLVIIGSGAGGGTLAHALASTRRRILLIERGGEVPSEPENWSPAAVWKDLRYRTSERWVDGDGLEFQPYTHYNVGGNTKYWGSVLYRLRREDFGEIAHRDGVSPAWPITYDDLAPWYDIAERLYHVHGEASADPTEPPRGPYPHPPVPHAEAMQPVIAGLQRQGLHPSPLPLGLIDPGLPGGCELCNTCNSFPCRIHRKSDADVCCVRPAAAAGVTVWTHAQARRLLTTRDGTRVEAVEVDREGQTIRVEAPVIVVACGAVNSAILLLRSATTQHPRGLANSSGLVGRRYMAHLATMMQGFHPLRVNTAVFQKTVAVNDFYLRGPGVPYPLGQIQSQGRTHGLMAKVVGDTWFSGRVTWVPEWAYDAWVARGVDWLAMSEDLPRDDNRVTLTEDGRIRLDYTPNNVAAHEQLVVEATRMLRRLGAWKVMTASHRAKNTTHQCGTLVFGHDPVSSVLDPYCRTHDIPNLFVVDASFFPSSAAVNPGLTIVAQGLRVADHLRRTDLRLPEDAAAGVAPAAAQRT from the coding sequence ATGCAAACCTACGATTTCGACCTGGTGATCATCGGTTCCGGTGCGGGCGGCGGCACGCTGGCGCACGCGCTGGCCTCGACGCGGCGTCGCATTCTCCTGATCGAGCGCGGCGGTGAGGTCCCGTCGGAGCCGGAGAACTGGAGCCCGGCCGCGGTGTGGAAGGATCTGCGATACCGTACGTCCGAGCGTTGGGTCGACGGCGACGGCCTCGAGTTCCAGCCCTATACCCATTACAACGTCGGCGGCAACACGAAGTACTGGGGCAGCGTGTTGTATCGCCTGCGCCGCGAGGACTTCGGCGAGATCGCACACCGCGATGGCGTTTCGCCCGCGTGGCCGATCACGTACGACGATCTCGCGCCGTGGTACGACATCGCGGAGCGCCTCTACCACGTGCACGGCGAGGCCAGCGCCGATCCCACCGAGCCTCCGCGCGGGCCATATCCGCATCCGCCCGTGCCGCATGCCGAGGCCATGCAACCGGTGATCGCGGGGCTGCAGCGCCAGGGACTGCACCCGTCGCCGCTGCCGCTCGGGCTGATCGATCCAGGGCTGCCTGGAGGCTGTGAGCTCTGCAACACCTGCAACTCGTTCCCGTGTCGCATCCACCGCAAGAGCGACGCGGACGTCTGTTGTGTTCGCCCGGCGGCGGCCGCGGGCGTGACGGTGTGGACGCATGCGCAGGCGCGCCGCCTGCTCACCACCCGCGACGGCACGCGTGTCGAGGCGGTGGAGGTCGACCGCGAGGGACAGACGATCCGCGTCGAAGCGCCGGTGATCGTCGTCGCGTGTGGGGCCGTCAACTCGGCGATCCTGCTGCTGCGCTCGGCGACCACGCAGCATCCGCGGGGACTGGCCAATTCGTCCGGACTCGTCGGACGACGCTACATGGCGCACCTGGCGACCATGATGCAGGGCTTCCATCCGTTGCGCGTCAACACGGCCGTCTTCCAGAAGACTGTCGCGGTGAACGATTTCTACCTGCGCGGCCCTGGCGTTCCGTACCCACTCGGACAGATACAGTCGCAGGGCCGCACCCATGGCCTGATGGCGAAGGTCGTCGGCGATACGTGGTTCTCGGGTCGCGTGACCTGGGTGCCGGAGTGGGCATACGACGCGTGGGTGGCGCGCGGCGTGGACTGGCTCGCCATGTCCGAGGATCTGCCCCGTGATGACAACCGCGTCACGCTCACCGAAGACGGCCGCATTCGCCTGGACTACACACCCAACAACGTGGCTGCCCATGAGCAACTCGTCGTCGAGGCCACACGCATGCTGCGGCGCCTTGGCGCGTGGAAAGTCATGACGGCATCGCACCGCGCCAAGAACACCACGCACCAGTGCGGGACGCTGGTGTTCGGGCACGACCCGGTCTCGTCCGTGCTCGACCCGTACTGCCGCACCCACGACATCCCGAACCTGTTTGTAGTCGACGCGTCGTTCTTCCCCTCGTCGGCGGCCGTCAACCCAGGCCTGACCATCGTCGCGCAGGGGCTGCGTGTCGCCGATCACCTTCGGCGCACCGACCTGCGCCTCCCGGAGGACGCTGCCGCCGGTGTCGCGCCCGCGGCCGCGCAGCGCACATGA
- a CDS encoding Gfo/Idh/MocA family protein — protein sequence MPGPVHVAFLGCGYITRVHCQHLRALGSEVTCSFASRDPARAEAYRRQFGGRAAFADYASAIDAVDVDAVVVAVPPRFHLDLTLRALGAGKHVLVEKPAFPAMADYLSVRDARDRAGRIVIVGENDHYKPLAVTLRRLLAQGVVGDLVFAHFTTIAHRLKAEDDWRNDEAMAGGDAFFEEGIHWLHVAGSLGPRITRAHGYRPTVSRSGPDRRAKSLLVAFEYDSGAVGTLSYSREIPSLLRGLRLSKLFGRDGVITFESNGGFIVARRRGRFPRLILPGIRDIRGYQAMYRDFVASIHTGRPPEMRLERAIEDQQLMEQIMVTARATGGDPAAPDIP from the coding sequence ATGCCCGGTCCCGTCCATGTCGCGTTCCTCGGCTGCGGTTACATCACCAGGGTCCATTGCCAGCACCTGCGGGCGCTCGGATCGGAGGTCACCTGCAGCTTCGCCAGTCGCGATCCAGCCCGGGCCGAGGCCTATCGTCGGCAGTTCGGCGGCAGGGCCGCGTTTGCCGACTATGCATCTGCCATCGACGCCGTTGACGTGGACGCCGTCGTCGTGGCGGTCCCGCCGCGCTTCCACCTCGACCTGACATTGCGCGCGCTCGGCGCCGGCAAGCACGTGCTCGTCGAGAAGCCCGCGTTCCCGGCGATGGCCGACTACCTGTCCGTGCGTGACGCCCGCGATCGGGCCGGCCGCATCGTCATCGTCGGCGAGAACGATCACTACAAGCCGCTGGCGGTGACGTTGCGTCGCCTCCTGGCGCAAGGCGTCGTCGGCGATCTCGTGTTCGCGCACTTCACCACGATCGCGCATCGACTCAAGGCCGAGGACGACTGGCGCAACGACGAGGCCATGGCCGGCGGCGACGCGTTCTTCGAGGAGGGCATCCACTGGCTGCACGTCGCGGGCAGTCTCGGCCCGAGGATCACGCGTGCACATGGGTACCGACCGACGGTGTCGCGAAGCGGGCCCGACCGGCGCGCCAAGAGCCTGCTCGTGGCCTTCGAATACGATTCGGGTGCCGTCGGCACGCTGTCGTACTCGCGCGAGATCCCCTCGCTGCTGCGGGGGCTGCGGCTTTCCAAGCTGTTCGGCCGTGACGGCGTGATCACGTTCGAGTCCAACGGCGGCTTCATCGTGGCGCGTCGGCGAGGCAGGTTTCCTCGACTCATCCTGCCGGGCATCCGCGACATCCGCGGCTACCAGGCGATGTATCGCGACTTCGTGGCGAGCATCCACACGGGTCGTCCGCCCGAGATGCGGCTCGAGCGCGCGATCGAGGACCAGCAGTTGATGGAGCAGATCATGGTCACGGCGCGCGCGACGGGCGGCGATCCGGCGGCGCCAGATATCCCGTGA
- a CDS encoding DinB family protein — MDPHLQRALTEIEAATHGLSGADWQRAPAGHWHCAQIVEHLGKAYGSTAYILDKCVADGAPKGRRPSWRQRLFATMVVNLGFLPSGVKAPAMTVPGGLSGDEALALARRTLQELDAAAVRCVDRFGAGVRVANHPILGGFTVGQWRRFHWVHTRHHMRQILQRRR, encoded by the coding sequence ATGGACCCGCACCTGCAACGAGCACTCACCGAGATCGAGGCTGCAACCCACGGCCTGTCGGGCGCTGACTGGCAACGCGCCCCCGCGGGTCACTGGCATTGCGCGCAAATTGTCGAGCACCTCGGCAAGGCATACGGCAGCACGGCGTACATCCTCGACAAGTGCGTGGCCGACGGTGCGCCCAAGGGGAGGCGGCCGTCCTGGCGGCAGCGCCTGTTCGCGACGATGGTCGTGAATCTGGGGTTCCTGCCATCAGGCGTGAAGGCCCCCGCGATGACCGTTCCCGGCGGACTATCGGGTGACGAGGCACTGGCCCTGGCACGGCGAACACTACAGGAACTCGACGCGGCCGCAGTGCGATGCGTGGACAGGTTCGGGGCAGGCGTCCGCGTGGCCAACCACCCGATCCTCGGCGGCTTCACCGTGGGCCAGTGGCGCCGCTTCCACTGGGTCCACACCCGCCATCACATGCGCCAGATCCTCCAGCGCCGACGGTGA
- a CDS encoding SDR family NAD(P)-dependent oxidoreductase encodes MHTLDHFRLDGHRALITGASRGLGREMALAFADVGADVVITGRTPETLERTADEIRARGTQAWTRVVDMGQPEACEAACEAIRDTLGRIDILVNNVGNRVTGGAIQDEPLATWRTSIDLNLISVVLPTRIFAAAMLADKRPGRIINIASISGLIANRGIGGRDYETSKAAVIHFTRCAAVDWAPHGITVNAICPGLFMTDVNREWNERRPDVIEAFVRNVPMGRAGEPREIGPLAVYLAGAGAAYVTGATFVIDGGYTAW; translated from the coding sequence GTGCACACACTCGATCACTTCCGCCTCGATGGACACCGCGCCTTGATCACGGGCGCCAGCCGCGGTCTCGGCCGCGAGATGGCGCTCGCCTTTGCCGACGTCGGCGCCGACGTCGTGATCACCGGTCGCACGCCCGAGACCCTCGAGCGCACGGCCGACGAGATCCGCGCGCGAGGGACGCAGGCCTGGACACGGGTCGTGGACATGGGCCAGCCCGAGGCGTGCGAGGCCGCGTGCGAGGCCATCCGTGACACGCTCGGCCGCATCGACATCCTCGTCAACAACGTCGGCAACCGTGTGACCGGCGGCGCGATCCAGGACGAGCCGCTGGCCACCTGGCGGACATCGATCGACCTCAATCTGATCAGTGTCGTGCTACCGACGCGGATCTTTGCCGCCGCCATGCTGGCTGACAAGCGGCCTGGCCGGATCATCAACATCGCCTCCATCAGCGGCCTGATCGCCAACCGCGGCATCGGCGGGCGCGACTACGAGACCAGCAAGGCCGCCGTCATCCACTTCACGCGCTGCGCGGCCGTGGACTGGGCGCCGCATGGCATCACCGTCAACGCGATCTGCCCGGGGCTCTTCATGACCGATGTCAACCGGGAGTGGAATGAACGCCGGCCGGACGTCATCGAGGCGTTCGTACGCAACGTGCCGATGGGGCGTGCCGGCGAACCGCGGGAGATCGGACCGTTGGCCGTCTACCTCGCGGGCGCTGGTGCGGCCTACGTCACGGGCGCCACCTTCGTGATCGACGGCGGCTACACGGCGTGGTAG
- a CDS encoding DUF2959 domain-containing protein, whose translation MHGQGSTTWMRRQVVALLIGCAAALAGCDSLYYKAMKKVGFEKRDILVKRVKEARESQVKAQEDFKTALERLKEIVDVQGGELEETYNRLNKELERSEDRARDVHDRVNAVRDVSKDLFKEWQDELGKYSDRTLRAESERELRDTRRRTEALVARMEQVEKKIDPVLKPLRDRVLFLKHNLNARALGALTRELAAVSRDVDALIVDMQQAIGEADAYLKAMTQGEAHAS comes from the coding sequence ATGCATGGGCAGGGCTCGACGACGTGGATGCGGCGGCAGGTGGTGGCGTTGCTGATTGGGTGCGCCGCGGCGCTCGCGGGATGCGACAGCCTCTACTACAAGGCCATGAAGAAGGTCGGCTTCGAGAAGCGCGACATCCTCGTGAAGCGCGTCAAGGAAGCGCGCGAGTCCCAGGTCAAGGCACAAGAGGACTTCAAGACGGCGCTCGAACGTCTCAAGGAAATCGTCGACGTGCAGGGCGGCGAGCTCGAGGAGACCTACAACAGGCTGAACAAGGAACTCGAGCGGAGCGAAGACCGGGCCAGGGACGTCCACGACCGCGTCAACGCCGTCCGCGACGTCTCGAAGGACCTGTTCAAGGAATGGCAGGACGAACTCGGCAAGTACTCCGACCGCACCCTGCGCGCCGAGAGTGAGCGCGAGTTGCGCGACACGCGCCGCCGCACGGAAGCACTGGTCGCACGCATGGAGCAGGTCGAGAAGAAGATCGATCCGGTGCTCAAGCCGTTGCGAGATCGCGTGCTGTTCCTCAAGCACAACCTGAACGCGCGCGCGCTCGGCGCCCTGACCAGGGAGCTCGCTGCCGTGTCACGCGACGTGGATGCCCTCATCGTCGACATGCAGCAGGCCATCGGGGAAGCGGATGCCTACCTGAAGGCGATGACGCAGGGAGAGGCTCACGCGTCGTGA